In the genome of Doryrhamphus excisus isolate RoL2022-K1 chromosome 11, RoL_Dexc_1.0, whole genome shotgun sequence, the window atggtggtggtggagatggtggtgatggtggtggagatggtggtggtgatggtgatggtggtggtggtgatggtggtggtgatggtggtggtgaagatggtggtgatggtggtggagatggtggttatggtgatggtgatggtgatggtgatggtggtggtggtgatggtgatggtgatggtgatggtggtggtgatggtggtggtggtggagatggtggtgatggtggtggtggtggtggtgattgtgatggtggtgatggtggtggtggtggtggtggtggtggtgatggtgatggtggaggtggtggtggtgatggtgatggtgatggtgatggtggtggagatggtggtggtggtggtgatgtggtgatggtggtggtgatggtggtggtggagatggtggtgatggtggtgatggtggtgatggtggtggtgatggtggtggtggtggtggtggtggtgatggtgatggtggtggtggtgatggtggtggagatggtggtggtggtggtggtgatggtggtgatggtggtggagaTTCAAAGCGATTGCTGACCAGTGGGAGGCTGTGGGTGGGCTTTCTCTGAGGTTGGGTTCCTTCTACCCTGGGAATGTGGTTGAGGCCTCGCTGTGTACTTTGGACtaaacacgcccccccccccccccatacggTAACACATGGTTACCTCCGTGGTTACACACCTGTCATTCATGATCCACAGTATTACAGTAGAGCTGATCATCACCCTGCATGGAGTTGCTCCTGGTTCAATCCTGGTTCATTCCTGGTTCAATCCTAGTTCATACCTGGTGGTCCACAGGATTCAGACCCTTCCATCCTAATCTGAGCTAATCTAAGCATCCCAAACAGGAATGCCCAGACTTCCTTGTCTTCTCCGAGGCTCCAAATTTGTATTCTCCAATACAAATGAGTATTCATGGATCTATCTACAGATCGTGATTGTTTTATGAAGTACATTTTACCATGCTACTAAAAAATATACTGTGATATTTGCAACATCCTAATCGGAGCTAATCGACGTAAGCATCCCAAGCAGGAACGCCCAGACTTTCCTGTCTTCTCCAAGGCCCCCGACCAGTCCAATGTGCACCGGGTACCTCCCCAGAAAGGAGTCCAGGACCACTTCATCTGCCTCCTGTCTTCTACTGTAGGTGACGCTAGCAGATGAGGAGATCCGGACCTTAAATTCCAAGACTTCTCAGGAGAATCCCACCCCGGTGAAGGTGAAGTGAAGGCAAGGGAGGCGGGGGCTGGAGGATGGAGAGGGTGGGTCCTAGGAGACGAGGTGGTGCCTGCATCCTCACACCCTAAAGTTTGGAGTCCCCCATCCCATCCCGCTTGCTcccgccccctcccctctcCCGTCAGACACAGGCTGACTCAGAGTGAAAAAAGCCTCTTAGAAGCTGCTTTGCTTTGCGGACCACCACAGAAGATGCTCCGCTCTTCATGAGACCACCTCGGACTGCGGAGCAGCTGGTGGGCTGCTGCTGTGCTGCAACGATCCTGCTACTGGTCTTACTGGCATCCCTGCTGACTATCTTTATCTCTTGGTCTTGCTTTTTATTGGGACGCCGGGGGGGGGGAATAAATAGCCCCCGCACTGTCGGGAGGCAAATGAATGCAAAAGACTGGAGGGGGATTTCCCCGGGCCGCCTTCAGACCAATGGATACGCGCTCAAGTTCTAACCCGGCCACCTTGTTCCCACACGTTTCCCGCTACAGCATCAAGGTCAACTTCTAAGGATCTTTGGAAAGTCGGCATGTGAGTGGCATTCTTCTTCGTGATTGACAGTCGGAGTCGTGGGAGATGATTTTGCTCCAATGGGAATTTTAATAAGAATGTTTTGCAGGTTTGAGTCTGGAAGGATGTGCTCCGTGGTCTTGCTTCATCAGTGGAGTCTGGCTGTGTTCCTGCTGTGTTCCCCGGCGACGCCGTACGGGAGTCCGCTTGATGCCCTCGCCAGCCGAATGTAAGCGTCCTTTTGCCTTCTTAACCTTGTTGAGGAAGGAATATGTCAAAGTTGCCGGAAATGAGattgaaataataatcataatcatcataataatagaGGGTCCGTGCATGAGCAGGAACTTTCAGTGTAGGCTTGAGTTGAATCGTCTTGTTTATGCTGCCCCCTACTGGCCGCAcctgcaatgacatcatcaccctGCATGCAGACAGCCAAACTGTCTTGATGACGCCGTCTCTCTCTGATGGCAGGAGGCGGTCAGTGAGCCACGCCCAGCTGATGCACGACAAAGGTCGCACCATGCAGGAGTTCAAACGCCGACTGTGGCTGCAGGAGCTGCTGGACGAGGTGCACACAGCCGACGAGCGGGCGCCGCCCGTGCAAAACAGGGGCCCGAACTTCAGCGGGAACGACTTCCACCTCCAGAAACCCCCGGACGCCACCAAGAACCTCCCCGACGGTCTAAGGCCGGACCAGGAGGGCCCCAACCTCCCGCAGGAGACCAACAAGGCGCTGGCCTACAAGGACCAACCGCTGAAGGTCGCGaccaagaggaaaaaaaaggtccgGCTGGGTCGGCGTCGGGAGGGGGACAAGAAGCGGAGGCGGGCCCGCTCGGTCTGAGACACTGACCCCAACCGGGGCTCCTTTTGGGCCTTTTGCTTACGTTTTAGATTTGGCAAACGCCGAAAGCCACCAGCTCCTCTTAGCGCCGTATTTATTTGGACGACCTTCACAACCATGACCTTGAACAAGCCGTCATAATTTATTTCCTGTTTGAAagtcaatatttattttgtgaatGTGTTGTGGTGCTGCTGACTCGATCCCATAATGCACTTTACTTCCTTCCACGGACATGGAGGTTCTTTTGTGGTCGCCGTTTGGTCTCCATGGTCCTGCTTGCTTTGGCCCGCCAAAGATCTCCCACCATGTCACGTAATTTATTGGATGCCTCATccaacccatccacccatccacccccaTCACGGCatatagtttatatttttatatagaaCGTAGTCCAAGTCGGGGACTCTGGCGGTCATTTCCTGTTCTTGACGTGCACTGAAAGCTTATTGATGTATATTCatcttcattattattcatcacGCATTAAAATTGTAGTCATAAGGAACCTTTGTGGGGCTTTTCTTTGTCATGCCCCCGCTTCTCATGGCTGATTGGCCGGGGCGGGGGG includes:
- the LOC131137924 gene encoding parathyroid hormone-related protein-like, with the protein product MFESGRMCSVVLLHQWSLAVFLLCSPATPYGSPLDALASRMRRSVSHAQLMHDKGRTMQEFKRRLWLQELLDEVHTADERAPPVQNRGPNFSGNDFHLQKPPDATKNLPDGLRPDQEGPNLPQETNKALAYKDQPLKVATKRKKKVRLGRRREGDKKRRRARSV